Below is a genomic region from Cydia strobilella chromosome 24, ilCydStro3.1, whole genome shotgun sequence.
ataattgaaatattaattaataaataaataaataaataaatacatacatacatacatacatacatatatttcatttaaataacagtCATCGCTATCGAAATTCGCCTCGATAGCCGGTTCAATCGAGTTAGGTCAGGTTATTAAAGTTAggttagtattttataaaataggtttataagttaggtcaggttatgttaggtttcgcggagttaggtttgatcgagttaggttaggttaggtcaaagttaggttaggttttttttttttgtcactcaaaacctaacctaacttttttttataatgtcaggttatgtttggtttcgcggagttaggtttgatcgagttaggttaggttaggtcaaagttcaaaccgatcaaacctaacttttttttataatgtcattcaaaacctaacctaactccgcgaaacctaacataactacttattttataaaaacctaacctaaatttaATATCCATAACGTCTCACGTTACACATATGCATACACtaagtgtatgtgtgtattgttGATTCCTTATTTAATACTCTTACATGTTGATACAACTTTCGTGTTGATACCGATTGACACCGTATGCACGGCTATCTAGAAacttcttatattatatattcagaacgtatttgtggccctgaaaagggcctttttggtTGTTGTACAAACCACACTCTCGCAGCGTGTCGTGTCGCAATACGAACTACCTAAACCCATTACACTAAAAGTGTATTGAGAAGACAGATAGCATACGAGGAACGACGGACGCTTACTTGGAGCTGGTGTACTTGGTGACGGCCTTGGTGCCTTCACTGACGGCGTGCTTGGCGAGCTCACCGGGCAGCAAGAGCCTCACGGATGTCTGCACCTCCCTGCTGGTGATGGTGGACCTCTTGTTGTAGTGAGCGAGGCGGGAGGCCTCGGCGGCGATGCGCTCGAAGATGTCGTTCACGAAAGAGTTCATGATCGACATGGCCTTGCTGGAGATACCGGTGTCGGGGTGGACCTGCTTGAGCACCTTGTAGATGTAAATGGCGTAGCTCTCCTTGCGCTtatgcttcttctttttcttcgagTCCGACTTGGAGATGTTCTTCTGGGCCTTGCCGGATTTCTTGGCGGCCTTACCGCTAGTCTTGGGTGGCATTGTGATATAGTTAGATGCTTACAGTACGATAGTCGAACTGAGAATAAAAATTTCGTACTAAGTTGCGCTCATTTTGTTAAAGCGGAGAACGGGAAATAGGGGATTAAAGATCGAGCGTCGCGCTCGCGGTATATCGACCAATAGCGTTCGTGCATCATTAGTATCGTCGGTCGGCATGGTGGGGAGTGAGAGCGCGTAttgatattacttacatataggtattattattttgattataaaatatatcaaatgccgTATAGATTATACCATCATCAGTTTTGTTCAAAACCGTAGGCGgataacaattatattatttaaatgtatatagctttatgtttatttactattgttgttgttgttacagtGACACACTGCTGTAGATGAGCAAGTAATAGCTCTGAGCCATCACATTACCTTTATTtgtcgtttatttattatacttcttgACGAAACGATGTCTCAAGTCTCTCATATAGAGACGTGTGTAGTGATGTGTTTTGCAATcagaaaaataatcttattagaattcagaattatctacttaccgtaagtaataacattcattcattcattcatcgttcatatatatgtatatgatataattatattgatcgaTCGAATGACATCATACACGTATGCGTTATGCCATGAAACTTACAACGTTATCACAGAATCAtattgtggccctgaaaagggccttttgtaACGGTCACTCGGGCGGGAATATAACAGAGGCCACATTCACCAAACGCCGGGTGTTACCGCTAGAGATGTAGCCTGATGAGAAGTGAGTACACTTAAGCCTTCTTCTCGGTCTTCTTGGGCAGGAGCACGGCCTGAATGTTAGGCAGCACACCACCCTGGGCGATGGTCACACCGGAGAGGAGCTTGTTCAACTCCTCGTCGTTGCGGATCGCCAGCTGGAGATGCCTAGGGATGATCCTGGTCTTCTTGTTGTCGCGAGCGGCGTTGCCTGCCAACTCGAGAACCTCAGCGGCCAGGTACTCCATGACGGCGGCTAGGTACACCGGGGCACCGGCACCGACGCGCTCGGCGTAGTTGCCCTTGCGTAGAAGCCTGTGGATACGACCGACGGGGAACTGAAGTCCGGCACGGTTAGAACGGGACTTTGCCTTTCCCTTAACCTTGCCACCTTTACCGCGTCCAGACATGTTTAAAGAgagatttaagtttagtttacacACACGAAACGAGAGCACGATTGCTTGCTTGCGAGTGTATACGCTCTTTTTTAGTAGTTGCCTTTATTTTATACGTTCACGGTGTACGCTGATAGTGGGGATACAACGAGCCGACATAACACGAGCCCGATCGACCAATCAACGAGTCGCGTGCAAGAGCGCAAATTAGAAAGagatagatataaaataaaaacatttcaatttatacatcaaagtatacctaataaaaatgacacaattaacaaaaaatattccgtaaattatatacttatatttatgtagttgttgttgttgtaaatctaagacttcaaataatacagttatatttatcatcattcaccatcgataagaaaatattctgtgtaagtattcatgaaaacctaacctaatcagtCTTATCAGTGAGATCATCAATAATCTTGAGACTTTTGCCATAAGACTCGATTTGAGATTGACTTTTTATATTGATTGCGATCGATCGActcgtgtatgtatgtgtgtgtgtgcttatTGCAATGAAACAGAGGCGATATGAACCTTTGAATAAATTTGTTAGCCctgaaaagggctttttgatgTGCGTTTAACGCGCACAGGCGTATGACGAGAGGCGTGTGAACAGGCGACACGTCGTCGTATATACGATATATAGCGACGACAATCGACATATCCTCCACCATCACGGCCGATGTAAGTACGACGACGACAATGTGACGCAGTCTTCTTACTTCTTCGAGGCAGCCTTCTTGGCGGCGGGCTTCGCTTTGGGAGCGGCCGCGGCCTTCTTGGGCTTGGGAGCTTTAGGCTTCTTGGTCGGCGGCTTCGCGGTCTTCTTGGCCTTAGGCGCGGCGGCGCTCTTGCCCTTGGCGGGGGTGGAAGGTTTCTTCGCGGCGGGCTTCTTCTTGGCGGCGGCAGCCTTCTTGTCCTTCGTGGCGGCCTTAGGCTTGGCCGGGGACGCAGCGGCCTTCTTCGCCTTAGCGGGCTTAGCTGCGGCGGGCTTCTTAGCGGCGGCTGAAGATTTAGCGGCGCTAGATTTCTTGGCCGCGGCGGGCTTCTTGCCGGCCGATGATGACTTCGACTCCAGTTTGAAGGAGCCGGACGCGCCCTTGCCTTTGGTCTGAATGAGTGCGCCGGATTCGACTGCGCTCTTAAGATATTTTCTGATGAAAGGGGCCAGCTTCTCGGCGTCGACCTTGTACTGGGCGGCGATGTACTTCTTGATAGCCTGCAGGGACGAACCGCTTCTCTCCTTCAACTCCTTGATGGCGCTGTTAACCATCTCGGACGTCTTAGGGTGGGTGGGTTTCGCCTTAGGCTTCTTAGCGCCAGCGGAGGCGGACGCCTTAGGCTTCTTCGCGGGCGTCGCCGGGGCGGGAGCGTCGGCAGCAACTGCGGTGtcggccatatttatttatttatttattaatcgtcaagtaagtaagtaaagtaaattagtaAATCGCACAAACTGCGCAAAGAGAATACAGCGGACGCGTGTAAGCGGAGCGCTGCGCTGGCGAGTACTAAACACGGCTTATTGGGGGCGccactttttatatatactccGGCTTAACCGTAACGCAGACCCTCATGTCGCGGGACGTTTTCTCGTAATAACACTTCCAAGTTTTCACTTACTCGTTTatgattaaactaaatttatagtgaattatattataatgattataataaaattgcacataTACATTCTTTATGAATTGATATAC
It encodes:
- the LOC134752533 gene encoding histone H2A; translated protein: MSGRGKGGKVKGKAKSRSNRAGLQFPVGRIHRLLRKGNYAERVGAGAPVYLAAVMEYLAAEVLELAGNAARDNKKTRIIPRHLQLAIRNDEELNKLLSGVTIAQGGVLPNIQAVLLPKKTEKKA
- the LOC134752532 gene encoding histone H2B translates to MPPKTSGKAAKKSGKAQKNISKSDSKKKKKHKRKESYAIYIYKVLKQVHPDTGISSKAMSIMNSFVNDIFERIAAEASRLAHYNKRSTITSREVQTSVRLLLPGELAKHAVSEGTKAVTKYTSSK
- the LOC134752531 gene encoding late histone H1-like, whose protein sequence is MADTAVAADAPAPATPAKKPKASASAGAKKPKAKPTHPKTSEMVNSAIKELKERSGSSLQAIKKYIAAQYKVDAEKLAPFIRKYLKSAVESGALIQTKGKGASGSFKLESKSSSAGKKPAAAKKSSAAKSSAAAKKPAAAKPAKAKKAAASPAKPKAATKDKKAAAAKKKPAAKKPSTPAKGKSAAAPKAKKTAKPPTKKPKAPKPKKAAAAPKAKPAAKKAASKK